From the genome of Solanum pennellii chromosome 6, SPENNV200:
aatttcatattatatcagtatctatttgatttgattctaatttatttgattaCCTATAAGGTAATTACATAAATGTCTATgaatgttaaaaataataaatcacatactataattaaaaaaaaaaaactaatcatGTGTATACATCTTATCTAATAAATAGagtatatttatcctttttattAACCAatagttaaatttaaatttttttccaaaaatagttttttgaatttcaaaaatatcataTGACTTTAAAAATATACCTCACCCTTTTTTAAAGTCCTCAAACTCCactcaactaaaaaaaataaatcttctGTTTTAGGCTGATCCAATCTTCTATTGTTTAGGTTGATCCAATCTATTGTTTAAAAAAAGTGGgtgatacatttttttaaaaaaattacatgataattattaaatttaatttttttagttcattAAATCTAGgtattaaataaaatgtaaatatacattatttattaaacatcgatatatatttattctaaATCGCAAAATTAAAATGTGTTTCAAAGTCAAATATGCGGTCGGTCGGTGGTAGAATGTCTATGACATAAGGAGATTTTTGGTCGGCGTTAcaagtatttatttttaaaaaaattcaaattttcaaatatttttgcaaattagtagtttttttcttttttttaaaaaaaaataaaattatattagcaAAGTTCAGAAAAAGACAATGTTCTAAAAATATAAGATAAGTAATTTAATctaatataattattagtaactattttttaaaaaagacattGATctgtttatttcaattttatgcattatcaattcgatttattaatttttaattttatatatattaaattgttaatcaaattaaaaaataataaatgatttttaatctttaacggttcaatttattatttaataagaaTATACTCATAAAATAATTCTATATAAGTGGAATAGCAATTAGAacaataatatgaattaaaaactAAATGACAAAGTAGTAACCAGTAGCAATAagatattgatattaatattttattaatgagttaGTTTACCTagtataaataatcaatatcaaaccaataattatgttttatcaTATCACTAGAAAGTCATTAACCCAATAATTTAATAGCAAGGCACTATTTATCTATTATTAACTTGACACATctcataaataaaaacaaaattaaatattattaaataattatttttaatatagtaaataattagacgaatgaaatattattaaacaaaattaattgaactcttgataattaattaatgtggcTGTCAAACTGGCGGGGGGGNNNNNNNNNNNNNNNNNNNNNNNNNNNNNNNNNNNNNNNNNNNNNNNNNNNNNNNNNNNNNNNNNNNNNNNNNNNNNNNNNNNNNNNNNNNNNNNNNNNNNNNNNNNNNNNNNNNNNNNNNNNNNNNNNNNNNNNNNNNNNNNNNNNNNNNNNNNNNNNNNNNNNNNNNNNNNNNNNNNNNNNNNNNNNNNNNNNNNNNNNNNNNNNNNNNNNNNNNNNNNNNNNNNNNNNNNNNNNNNNNNNNNNNNNNNNNNNNNNNNNNNNNNNNNNNNNNNNNNNNNNNNNNNNNNNNNNNNNNNNNNNNNNNNNNNNNNNNNNNNNNNNNNNNNNNNNNNNNNNNNNNNNNNNNNNNNNNNNNNNNNNNNNNNNNNNNNNNNNNNNNNNNNNNNNNNNNNNNNNNNNNNNNNNNNNNNNNNNNNNNNNNNNNNNNNNNNNNNNNNNNNNNNNNNNNNNNNNNNNNNNNNNNNNNNNNNNNNNNNNNNNNNNNNNNNNNNNNNNNNGGGGGGGGGGGCCTAGTCATGATCGATCAGGTTCTATGAACCTAGTCACTATTAAAACTAAATATATTCAGATATTTTGGTGACTCTTTTTATTACGAGATATACACGATATAATAAAAgtgatttttataataataaatatattcagtaatgaaaaaattgtaaaatttttaCTGACATTAGTTTATTGTCTCTGATCTGCATCACATAATATATCTAGCAACAATCAAGCtattattactaaaaatatatatttagtaataattaaattattactattaaGTATTAACTAATTaccattaaaaattatttttaatgtagtACTAACAGAACATAATCAAGAAGGGTCAAGGTGAATcaacattatattatttatttgatcaaaaacacttttatataaatatatactagtaaatattaaattcttttgaattttttatatctacacttctttatattttaaactCGTCAATAAAATTTCTGACTCTATTATTATATAGAGTACATAAGACAATGATATTAGAATATTTGTATAAGGTATTTTCGCCACATCTTTGTGGACACATCAACTAGTTGCAACTTTGATTTTGTCCAATAATTTTGAACAATATAAGGAATTTTTTGtttcaaactttttaaattatattctttatgtattatattagtcgtttattttttctgttatatatcatttaaaaaattataaataaagaatGAATTTACTAATTTATTCGAGGATAATTTTTTAGAACTTTATAAACTTGTATTTCtaagataaaatgaaaaaaattaactttttttttaaagcttTGTCAatcaaaaagttatttaaaataattatttattataaaaatgggtattaatattatattttttgaaccCTTTTAGCTTCGCCATTAAATATAAGGTCCATCATTAATGAACAACAATATAAATGAGTTTTGACgataatactattatttttttttagtcatAGAACCAAAAAcaataattgattaaaatattaGCATAAGGTATGTTGTCTACAACTTTTTGGGCACACCAACTACTTGTAACTTTGATTTTGTCCAATAACTTTAACAAATACTTAGGAGTTGTTTGGTTCAACCTCTTGTTTCGAAttctaattatgtttttatagcTCAAATTTTCCTTACTTTATTGTTTAGCCAAACAAGATTGAGTTTCTCTCAATTATAAAACTAATTCAAGATAACAACTTATTcccataataaataaaaaatattctaaccCTTCCTTCGTATGaaagattgatgaatatttgaagCAAAATATAATGAGTGGCATAGAGCTATGTAAAGGGATACATTatctttttgtttatatataaatcGTTGAATGAccttctatatatattttaaatctttttatttaaatttttgacttTATTACTGAACACGATggtttatcattaaaaaaatatatataaataagtaTGATTCTAAATActatatatttagaaaatggacataaatatattatccgAAATCATATAACAAAACCATGATCAAACAAATAAGATAACTAATTTCcaagtgaagttgaagatgAATTTAAGAGCTAACAAATTATAGAAATTAATTTAAGTTTCaatatgttaaaatttttactttCCTTCTACTATTAATGatggaatatatttttttagcatcccattaattatgtaaaatttaGTTCCCTTTTAgattagtatttataaaataaaataatatattttattttatttctttttttctcgaTCAGTTAcataatcttttatttattcaatatatataagaaacaatataaTAACCCAAtccaataaatttaatttatagatctctcattattttttccatttcacAACACAATACTCCaataagtataaatataaaagattGTCGTAAGCACCCTTCCTCTTCCGATTAGAAGTTTcgaatttaaatatttcttttcttctatctgaattaaaaatcatttcaagACTCGATTATGAAatctataattaaaatttttattagaatttctattaaaaatcaacaaattcaacacataatttttcctatgtatatacacataaaaataaatattgatttaattttttgacaaataaaattaattcttcGACAATAATATTAGTTGTGCagccaacaaaaaaattatttaaaaataaatacataacataattttttaacgaAATAGTCCTTATTTGAATATCACGGTCgccgaaaaaattaaaatatggcCATAAGGTATTTTCGCCACATATGTGTGGGCACACCAATTACAAGTTGCAATTTAAATATCTAATGCAACGtggaaaaaatgacaaaaataactATGATATTATtgtagaaaaatataaaagaagataaaaaaaaagggggggaaACAGTATATGAAAAAGACTTATGAAAAGTGGAATTATCAAAGTATTCCCTACCTTTATAATTTTGTGGTTGTTACAAACTTACTTTTATTCTTGTAATTGGTATCACAAATTAAACTCATAAATagacaattatatacaaatcaCTACTTTTTAAcaaccaaaaagagaaaaagatttttagtcACCATGACTTATTTTGTTTATAATCGTAGTGTCGAATCagtttttacatattttaatatttgtcaTCTTCTACTAGTAACAAATacgaaataattatatttataaaactgacaaaaagaaaaattaacctaaatatttttatctccATTAAAATTTTAACCTAGAATTATATTCTAACTTTTACTATTTCTGTTTTAGTTTATATACGAACGCATTATCTTTATTAgctattttctaatttatttttcgatgttttgaaaataaataaaacatattttttattgtttgataGTCAAAGtggaaaataatttctttaccTTCGAACAAGAAGCTATTTCCAAACTCCCCTAAATTCCCCTACTTCACCCTGCATTAGGATAAAAATCtacatatcaaataaataaacttatgatatatgatgatttgaaaataatgaattagcTAGGAGTAATCGATACGTTCCGTGACTAATTCCATGTTTTTctttgggaaaatgcacaagtactctcTCAACCTATGTTCGAAATCTCATAGACACACTAATACTATATTAAGGTTCTATTatcctcctgaacttattttataagtaattttctacccttttcggcctatgtggcactagcttgaaaacaAAAGTCAATCAGCGCTGgtcccacaagatagtgccaagTAGGCCggaaagggatagaaaattattaataaaataagttcacgagataataggaccttagtataatataagtgtatctctgagatttcagacTTAGATTGAAGGGGTGCttgtgtattattattatttctttttcttttttggtttaaTGATAAGGTTTTAGAGGTATACAATTAGtataacatatttaaatttcaagttataaaattttaaaattaaccaatgaaatgttaaaaacatgctaaaatcataaattttgaaaaaaatcttttaaaaaaatagctaTGTTCACATGAATTGAAACAAAAGTGactaatagaaaattaattaggtgaacAAAGATAGGATGAAGGAGATAGAGTCATATGAGGGAATGAGTAAGCATGCatgttaatgtatttttttttaattattgaagCTTATCTAGTGATCTTTGAGATCTATGAGCACTATAATGTTCACCTAACTCTATAATTATTGGTATATATGTCTCTTTGGCACTATCTAGTATAATTATTTGGAGAATCAAATATATTCTTATTACCTTCtttgttaatgtatatatatgtcttattaaaagaatttcattttatatttttgaaaaattgggaaaaaattgttttcttttgttaaaGAAAGAATCTATTCATGTGCAATTAATTTCTGAATGATAACGATTTTCTTTTTCCACTAGAAGCAAGGCCAAAAAATTACTAATACGACTCGTGCATTTTTCTCTTCGAGTTGAcctattataaagaaaaaaaaagagccAATACTTGCAAATTATCGACCTAATGGCTTAGAGTAAGAATTTAATCTCTATCATTATCTTAAAGCTCAATCAGAAgtatagaagaaaaaattgaacctagttaaaaacattatttatttatgaaaatttattagtttttaaaatttatcttgaGAAGCATATACctaaaagggaaaattacgcaacaaagtaaatttatacaatttaattactcatcatagttatggtttgctataattaccatcCACgactaatattatacattaattatgtgggctgACTTTGAGTTTATGtaattagtcacgtttgtatatgtataattcgtcaaaatatacaaatccatatgtataatatacaattatttaacctatatacatataagaTTCaactctctcccactctctctCATCTCTCGCTCGCCTATCTCCTcgctctcccaatctcgcttgccctatatacaaatgtatatgtataatatataattatatacacatataattcACTTCTCTCCCGCTATacgccctctctcgctcgcctctctcctttcTCTCCTACTTTCACTtgctatatatacaaatacatatgcataatatacaattatctaaccgatatacatatacaaatcaCCTCTCTCACACTCTTTTCCCCTCTCTCtatcctctctcctctctctcccagtctcactcacctctctcctccatataacatgtagttacgaattgtaattatcaaactatggctatggagagtaattaaggtatttttaagtggctatatgtgaaagttcctcTACCTAAAAGATGGAAATAGCCCATTAAGCCTATAAAAGCCCATTTCATGGCCATGCCCACTTCTGTCGTGGTAAGAAATAAAAGTCCAGCCCAAGAAATAATTTGTAATTAAAGAcgatttagaatttgaaattttttgatttcGAGTTTAGAATGTTATCAAGGTTTATACTAATTTGCTAGGTTTAGAATTCATTATTATACGTATTAAGTAAATTACAATTACACATAAAATGagtttaaaacattaaattttgataattataatgtaCCAACTGTATGCCCCTCTATAATTGATCAGGGTGTTATGCTGATGAGTTGTGGTTTGTaacattctaaaaataaatagcaTTTGGGTTTAATTTGAGACGGATTCTGAATTTTAAATTAGTATATTGTCAGATATGATTTTGAAATACTGAATTCGTTCGAACGCAATATGTATccccttttttttgttattaaaaaaaaaatccttttccAGATATCTAAATAGGAGTTTTATAACACAATCATTCAGTCTATGTACGGTGCCCACCTTTGGATGTTTAATAATTCAAGTTCTTTTGTACATTAAGTTTTCGATATGAGCGGTATATTATAGAAGAGACACACCTATAAGGGTCTTATCATACACAGTCTTACCTTATAATTCTGTAAGAGACTACTTTCACAATTCAAAACGTGTAACCTTCTAATCACATAAACAATAACTTTACCGATTGCACCAAACTCATTTTTAAAAGTGAGTTCAATTAAACCAATACTTTTATCTTAGATCACATATATACCAACAAATCTATTATCATAAATTACAACAAATCAAATGTAATCCTACAAATAGAATTtaagaagaataaaatatacacaacattatCTTTATATTTACACAATGAAAAGGTTTTCAACTAACCTCGACGTTTCTCCTTTTTATCCAAACataaaattgataataatataaaatcaataaatttaaatatttgaattcgTCTCTCGAACATCGTCCTACACAAACATGGGCATTTGCATGTTATTTCTGCCCATTTAAGGCCCCCAAAGTTGAATGGCAGACATGACATACCATCTGCTAATACAAGCCAAATATCCCAGCTCCTTCTAGCTTTGAACACAGTGCTCGAGGGCggagttaaaattttaattataaatttgataaaattttaaaatacttataaaatatatatgtaaattgttgTGTTAAAACCAATTAATTTGgataaattagaattttaaattaataaattttaaattttgactcTACTAATAATGGAACGAACATCTATAAACAATTCTAATTTTTGTTCCCTCattcttgaaaataattaaaaggaaaaaagtcTCCTCTATATATTTACAGTGTAATTTTTTTACGAAACCATAGATATATGTACATGTCAAAACTCTGGACCATCACGAAATATGAAACtctgattaatattttataaagaattgcAAAtagattaatatttaaattggtaaatttatataacttaaattcgAAAAATTGGAGAACAAATTAAGTAGCTCTAGATTAGTATTGACATACACAAATAGCTAATTAATATTATCACTATCATTAATTTCCTCCCATAATATAAAGTAAGagtcaataattaattagttcattttgatattCCTAGCTATCTAGTcattaattaaatgtaaattaattaatgacattCATGTCCTTCACaatttttgttatataaaaatgatCATATAAATTAGGGCATGTACAACTTGTTGCCACACTTGCACCTCCATGCTTCTGGGTAGTACTCTGCAGTCACCGGAGTCCCCGGTGGCACCGCCACGTGGACCGGATGACATGGCGTGCATCTGCCGCATTTCAAGATGCACCGCGGCGGCGATGATCCTAAGCCACCTAAAATCCTCCTTGTATTTGTGGTCGCCTTCTTGAATCTCTAGCTCAAAATAATATCaaagatttatttttcttttaaaaaaaaaaagactatatttaaaattataactaCTATACCAAACCTATGGacatcaaatatttattaaaatattttatatgtcgATAGTCGAAGGATCTATTAGATACACTATAATTATCTATTAATGTAAAATTAAGGTTTGCAACTTGCTTACACACTATCTTCGGATTTCCCAATCTTataaaattacatcaaatattttattattgtaaatattaaaaaattagataaatataaaaatgatatataatttgaGGGGAAATTATAAATACTATATAATATCAATGTGGTTagttaaattttcaaagttttaagtttttggTCGAGTTATTTTGGACTATAACCTATTATTCctctatttcaatttgttttacctgtattttctttttagtctgttttaaTAGAGAATGTCTCATTTCTcttttaataactttttaattcaaattttttaccTGACATACTTAAGacaatataattaaaagatattttaatatatcttttatttaagataataaaatttaaaaatcttcgttatatattttcttaaattttgtataaaattaaaatatcataaataaatcgAAAACGATAGGTTACTAAACATGTGGGCTTAGCTACACCATATGGGAGACATTGTTCCGTTTAAAGCGCCGATTGaaagaaaattctaaaattgAGACTGAATACTTAGGATGAAGACAAAAAGGactatgatttttatatttttggaattatttGATAATTGGGAAAGCAcaataagagaaaagaaagactTTTACGTGAGGTCGGTCTCTatcatttacatattttttttttatttatcgatTGATCATGTGAATATGCATTCAATTATCGATATATAAAGTGTAGAAAAAACATCCATATCTAGAAAGTAGCTTTATGATTGAATCACTCATAAGGTACATATAGTGATCTAAAGGTCGATCTGATATTGATTGATGAAAACTATCACGCATGCAGTAAAAGTGGAATGAATCATTGATATTTGTCTACGAGAGGCTCACACTCATGTCTATTCGAAGTAGCTTCATGATCGAATCATTCCTAAGGTACTTAGTGATCTAAAGGTCGATATGATATTGACCGATGAAAAATACCACACATGCAATAGAAGTGAAATGAGTTCTCGATATTTGTGTATGAGAGACGCACTCACGTCTATTTTAAgaattatttgataattgtaGAAGCAcacaagagaaaaataaataaacacgacAAATGGACGAAATTATTAaagagaaaattttataaataacattattagtggatatttttgtaatataCAACAAGAGTTTGTGTTTTTCAAAATgtatatagtaatattttttttttcaaaacgtAGCAAATTGCTTTATATCTACatgtaaaaaatttaattgtaatTGAAATTGTATGTATATTTGGGAGAACCAACACGTAAGATATTTGTTGTATGTAACATATTGAGATAATGCTTATTGCTAGGGCTTTTAGATCCACAAATATGTGTAtcttatatattttcaataaaaatatattatgttactatctttttttttaaaaaaaaaatattaatataaagagTATCATAATGTATACTCACTGTatgaaaatatgatcaaatttACCCTTGTTTTAGGTATTTTGTATACCAGTctgtttgaattgacttattttagatattttcaagttaaaatatttttttaatgtttgacaaaaaaaaatttaaaaaattcgaAATCAGTTATTTTAAAGTCAGACTAAtaaaaaaagtcataaattgGAAATtctaatttatgaattttgactTATAAGTCATAATTAAGCTATTAAACTCATTCAAACATGCTCGAATATagattaagttaaaataaacaCACAACATCTATTTTTCTCatactaattttaatttgtaactTAATATTGTGTTTATAAGGTAATTCATGTAGGTTTGTCACCATATAACTAAATTAATTGCATTATTAGCCTAATCTTTATCTATTTATGAGTGAGAATTATAGTAAGTATATTCACActaattatatactttttatacattgaatatacacttaaaatgactaaaaaatACATAGTTAAAGTGATCAAACCTGGATGGAAAAATCAGCTTTAGCAGCCAATCCAAAATTGATCTCTGCATAGATGAAAACATTtaatttcaattataaattCGAATATAAATtcttcttaaaatttataaaataaaatttatttacttgaaaattatatggaaagtacataaaaaatgattcaatattaaataaacatgaattaaGTAAATTACACTTCATGTATAAAGATCTTAAACATTGAAATCCTTATAgattacttttattattttgataaataaatgaCAACAATATACTTTTGTTGTTTCAAAAATAACTGGTGTTTTTAGCTTATACAATTACTCAtttctagaaaataaaatatatttttatgaaattattctCAATAAATAccttaaaaagaaataactttTTACTAGTTTATTGATCATGTAAAACTCCCTTTGTTTaaagaaagataaaaatgaaaacacatttttaatctcttcttctaaaaaaaagtcatttatttaaatacaaaatgacAAGTCTAAAACATCACTTACTTCGAAACAGAGCGAATACTATTTTACTgaagatttgaaaaaaataaaatatatacaaattttatctctaattttataaatataaaaaaaattattttcgataGATCATCCTCAAAGTACATACATGATTAGTGTGTATGtttaaactatgaaaaataaaatataaaacttacCAAAGAGACTTGTAGAATTGAGGGTTTTGTAGGCtacaaaaaagaagaatgagAGTGTAAAAAATACAAGGATTTTTTTGTGTATAATCCTCCATCTAACACTGCAATAGTAATACTCcatcaacaagaagaaaaattatgatgaccaaaaagaaatattatttatcacAAATTAAATCCCATGCAACTATTAATCACAAAGATTTAAGAAAATTGGGATTTTCaagatttgtttttgttttttaattatattttggatGTTCAAATTTTGTGAAGAAGTGGTGGAGATATTGAGAAGAAAAATACTTGGGAATGACTGAGGAGAGAACATATGCACAATGATAAATGTactaatcaagaaaaaaaagaatttaaattttatatatatatatatatatatatatatatattattttattataataatatgtctgatatgataattttaagAATAGAGTGTGTATAGTAACATGTTATCGTGagttgaaattttaattattattcttttacaTCGTTAGAGTATATAACTTGAAGAATTTAtgtacatatatcattttatttttaaaaaagagttaCATTTGATGTAAAGAGATTGTTTATATCGAATGTGTTGTAGTGAATGGAGGCATAgagttgttgttttttttttaattagaggTCCCAGGTTCGagttttttatataaattttttttttgataaaatgtattttttttctctaatagAATTCTCTATGGCATAAATTCAAACAGTTGAATGT
Proteins encoded in this window:
- the LOC107021912 gene encoding EPIDERMAL PATTERNING FACTOR-like protein 3 translates to MEYYYCSVRWRIIHKKILVFFTLSFFFFVAYKTLNSTSLFEINFGLAAKADFSIQRFKKATTNTRRILGGLGSSPPRCILKCGRCTPCHPVHVAVPPGTPVTAEYYPEAWRCKCGNKLYMP